The Salvelinus namaycush isolate Seneca chromosome 38, SaNama_1.0, whole genome shotgun sequence genome includes a window with the following:
- the LOC120031978 gene encoding transmembrane protein 209-like, translated as MTPMKQEGMSTLIDRTMRMRREEQARQVVLAWAVLNVSLAGMIYTEMSGKLLSLYFSISYWPIWYIELAFASVFSLNALFDFWKYFKYTMAPSTIAVTPEQHCLLGLRNSGIQASPPLKQEKQEAQAPAQSSPLQGQSVLSFSPSRPASTSPKFSPSCVPGYSPLLSSPSTPGSVGHFIPSLAFGKLNFSPPSSYPSSIGPVDGTSLRARYRTSPSVFNSPGGKEDYMESLKTLDRFLRTEEEKSHRSQLGSPESVSPSHSPTFWNYSRSVGDYAQSLRKFQYQPACRSQAPSASKDETDLGSKQAAEEVWARITTSRLVVDSIDSWTAKLRNWINDTILVPLVKEMDSVNGQLRRMGCSELQIGEASIASLKQAAVLKASVIPTMPAIVQYLDITPNQEYLVERIKELAHSGCMSSFRWNRGGDLKARKWDTDLPSDCAILIHVLCTYLDSRLPPHPKYPDGKTFTSQHFTQTPDKPDVTNENLFCVHQSSTNPPHYQLIYQGHVYSLPKGRNNLFHTVLMFLFVIKTKESGMLGRVNLGLSGVNILWIFGD; from the exons ATGACTCCGATGAAACAGGAGGGCATGTCTACTCTCATCGACAGGACAatgaggatgaggagggaggagCAGGCGCGCCAAGTGGTCCTCGCCTGGGCAGTCCTCAATGTGTCGCTAGCTGGCATGATCTACACAGAGAT GTCAGGGAAACTGCTGAGCCTGTACTTCAGCATCTCTTACTGGCCTATCTGGTACATAG AGCTGGCCTTCGCCTCAGTCTTCAGCCTCAACGCCCTGTTTGACTTCTGGAAGTACTTCAAGTATACCATGGCCCCCTCTACCATCGCTGTTACCCCTGAACAGCACTGTCTTCTTGGCCTCAGAAACTCAG GTATCCAGGCGTCACCCCCGCTGAAGCAAGAAAAGCAGGAGGCTCAAGCCCCGGCTCAGTCGTCACCCCTCCAGGGTCAGAGTGTGCTCAGCTTCAGTCCCTCCAGGCCGGCCAGCACCAGCCCCAAGTTCTCCCCCAGCTGTGTTCCCGGATACAGCCCCCTTTTGAGCAGTCCGTCCACCCCGGGCAGCGTGGGACACTTCATCCCCTCCCTGGCCTTTGGAAAG TTGAACTTCAGCCCCCCCTCATCCTACCCCAGCAGCATTGGCCCAGTGGATGGCACCAGCCTGAGGGCACGCTACCGCACCTCTCCCTCCGTGTTCAACTCCCCCGGGGGCAAGGAGGACTACATGGAGTCCCTGAAGACCCTGGACAGGTTCCTCCGCACCGAGGAGGAGAAGAGCCACCGCAGTCAGTTAG GGAGCCCAGAGTCGGTGTCGCCCTCCCACAGCCCGACGTTCTGGAACTATAGCCGCTCGGTGGGGGATTATGCCCAGAGCCTGAGGAAGTTCCAGTACCAGCCGGCCTGCCGCTCCCAGGCCCCCTCAGCCAGCAAGGACGAGACGGACCTGGGCTCCAAACAGGCTGCAGAGGAG GTTTGGGCCAGAATCACAACCAGTCGTCTCGTGGTGGACAGCATAGACAGCTGGACGGCCAAGCTCAGAAAT TGGATAAATGACACCATTCTAGTGCCACTTGTGAAGGAGATGGACTCAGTAAATGGCCAGCTTAGGAGAATGGGCTGCTCTGAGCTCCAGATTGGAG AAGCCAGTATAGCCAGTCTAAAACAGGCTGCTGTTTTGAAGGCCTCAGTTATCCCCACCATGCCTGCTATTGTGCAGTACCTGGACATCACCCCTAACCAAGAGTATCTAGTGGAGAGGATCAAAG AGCTGGCCCATAGTGGCTGCATGAGTTCTTTCCGCTGGAACAGGGGCGGGGATCTCAAAGCCAGGAAGTGGGACACAGACCTCCCTTCAGACTGCGCT ATCCTCATACATGTGCTGTGCACATACCTGGACTCCCGACTCCCGCCTCACCCCAAGTACCCCGACGGAAAGACCTTCACCTCGCAGCACTTCACCCAGACGCCAGACAAACCTG ACGTGACGAATGAAAACCTCTTCTGCGTTCACCAAAGTAGCACCAATCCCCCGCACTACCAACTTATCTACCAGGGCCATGTCTACAGCCTGCCCAAG GGAAGGAACAACTTGTTCCACACTGTTCTCATGTTCCTCTTCGTCATCAAAACCAAGGAGTCTGGGATGCTGGG GAGAGTAAATCTGGGCCTTTCAGGTGTGAACATCCTGTGGATATTTGGGGACTGA